The DNA region AAATTTAAAATCCATAAAGCCAAGCCTTCATGCATATTTCTTGATCTTCCAAACCGTAACCTTTAAATAATTTATTATAACCACCGATTTTTTCAAAAGCACTTTTAATGACAAATAGTGAAGTACCTGATGCAATTGATACTTCACTATTTTCATGTGATTTGTTGACTAACCAAGTGAACTGAAGTTTTTCATTCCATGTAGCTCCGTAACCTACTGAATTTAAATTATACATATCCACAACTGTTGTAATAGCAAAATCTGCATTATTATTAACTAGTGTATTAACTAAACCATCAAAACAGTGTTCTTGAACT from Clostridium pasteurianum BC1 includes:
- a CDS encoding glycosyltransferase, producing MITVDDASNDLCVEKLELYLNKINFRNFTSIHINNKGPGMARNAGASKARGKYLFFCDGHIKVQEHCFDGLVNTLVNNNADFAITTVVDMYNLNSVGYGATWNEKLQFTWLVNKSHENSEVSIASGTSLFVIKSAFEKIGGYNKLFKGYGLEDQEICMKAWLYGF